Proteins from a single region of Ailuropoda melanoleuca isolate Jingjing chromosome 15, ASM200744v2, whole genome shotgun sequence:
- the PARVG gene encoding gamma-parvin: MEPESLYNLLQLPKVTGPPAEEDLPQGEKKKYLPPTSRQDPKFEELQKVLMEWINAKLFPEHIVVRSLEEDIFDGLILHHLFQMLTGLKLEVEEMALTAPSQRRKLEVVLEAINGSLQMEEGQLKWSVGTIFSKDLLATLHLLVALAKHFQPDLPLPANVQVEVITMESTKSGLKSEKSVEQLTECSTDKDQPTKDVFDELFKLAPEKVNTVKEVREIKAPRPGTWEPRAGLGLTSGGVLSQLHNVTLALELLKDEGLLDYPINPEDIVNKDAKSTLRVLYSLFRKHKLKESTDSKPHEPPN; this comes from the exons gagaaaagaagaaatacctgCCCCCCACTTCCCGGCAGGATCCCAAATTTGAAGAACTACAAAAG GTGCTGATGGAGTGGATCAATGCCAAACTCTTCCCCGAGCACATCGTGGTCCGCAGCCTGGAGGAGGACATATTCGATGGGCTCATCCTGCACCACCTTTTCC AGATGCTGACCGGGCTCAAGCTGGAAGTGGAGGAGATGGCTCTGACTGCCCCGAGCCAGAGGCGCAAGCTCGAAGTGGTCCTGGAGGCCATCAACGGCAGCCTGCAGATGGAGGAGGGGCAGCTCAAGTGGAGCGTGGGAA ccatcTTTAGCAAGGACCTACTGGCCACCTTGCATCTGCTCGTGGCCCTGGCCAAGCACTTCCAGCCCGACCTGCCCCTCCCGGCCAACGTCCAGGTGGAGGTGATCACCATGGAG AGCACCAAAAGTGGTCTGAAGTCAGAGAAGTCAGTGGAACAGCTCACTGAATGCAG CACAGACAAGGACCAACCTACGA AGGACGTCTTTGATGAATTATTTAAGCTCGCTCCGGAGAAAGTGAACACGGTGAAAGAGGTGAGAGAGATCAAAGCTCCCA GGCCTGGGACTTGGGAACCCAGGGCTGGGTTGGGACTAACATCTGGTGGGGTCTTGTCACAGCTGCACAATGTCACCCTCGCCCTGGAGCTGCTGAAGGATGAAGGTCTGCTCGACTACCCCATCAACCCCGAAG ACATCGTGAACAAGGACGCCAAGAGCACACTGCGGGTTCTCTACAGCTTGTTTCGAAAGCACAAGCTGAAAGAAAGCACAGACAGCAAGCCCCATGAACCCCCAAATTAA